The following are from one region of the Edwardsiella tarda ATCC 15947 = NBRC 105688 genome:
- a CDS encoding DUF417 family protein translates to MKSCKYHGRRGEVIGLLATALILIWLGIFKFTPTEAAAIKPLVEHHFLMAWLYGVFSVQTVSNLIGLAEIVIGVALLIGLKQARIGLYAGLASCVVFAVTLSFMFTTPGVFKVVDGVPITEFFLFKDLAFFAISLSIVERNRAVLTAATSEKA, encoded by the coding sequence ATGAAATCATGCAAATACCACGGCCGCCGCGGCGAAGTGATCGGCCTGTTGGCGACGGCGCTGATCCTGATTTGGTTAGGGATCTTTAAATTCACCCCGACAGAGGCAGCGGCGATCAAACCCCTGGTCGAGCATCACTTCTTGATGGCCTGGTTATATGGCGTCTTCAGCGTTCAGACCGTCTCCAACCTGATCGGTCTGGCCGAGATCGTGATCGGGGTGGCACTGCTGATCGGCCTGAAGCAGGCACGCATCGGCCTCTATGCCGGACTCGCCTCCTGCGTGGTCTTCGCCGTCACACTCAGCTTTATGTTTACCACCCCGGGGGTCTTCAAGGTGGTGGATGGCGTACCGATCACCGAATTCTTCCTGTTTAAGGATCTGGCCTTCTTCGCCATCAGTCTCAGTATCGTCGAACGTAACCGCGCGGTGCTAACCGCCGCCACCTCGGAGAAAGCCTGA
- a CDS encoding thioredoxin family protein, producing the protein MKMHNAWLLLPALLLSAAVQAATVEKYDEAAFNQARASGAPVLIDVYADWCPVCKRQMRELTPLFAQPAQRDLRVFTLNFDTQRAALKSFRVSQQSTLILYRNGQEVRRSIGETSPQALADFLRH; encoded by the coding sequence ATGAAAATGCATAACGCCTGGCTCCTGCTCCCCGCGCTATTACTGTCGGCGGCCGTACAGGCCGCCACGGTGGAAAAGTACGACGAGGCCGCCTTTAACCAGGCTCGGGCCAGCGGCGCCCCGGTCCTGATCGATGTCTATGCCGACTGGTGTCCGGTGTGCAAACGCCAGATGCGTGAGTTGACACCGCTCTTCGCCCAGCCGGCCCAGCGCGATCTGCGTGTCTTTACCTTGAACTTCGATACCCAGAGGGCCGCGTTGAAGTCGTTTCGTGTCAGCCAACAGAGCACCCTGATCCTCTATCGCAACGGCCAAGAGGTACGGCGTAGCATCGGTGAGACCTCACCCCAAGCGCTCGCCGATTTCTTGCGCCACTAA
- the pflB gene encoding formate C-acetyltransferase, which produces MTELNEKQAAAWEGFTGGDWQKEVNVRDFIQKNYTPYEGDESFLAGATPATTALWDKVMEGIKIENRTHAPVDFDTNIASTITAHDAGYINKDLEQIVGLQTDAPLKRAIIPFGGIKMVEGSCKAYNRELDPMIKKIFTEYRKTHNQGVFDVYTPDILRCRKSGVLTGLPDAYGRGRIIGDYRRIAVYGIDYLMKDKFAQFTSLQEKLENGIDLEATIRLREEIADQHRALGQIKEMAAKYGCDISGPATNAREAVQWTYFGYLAAVKSQNGAAMSFGRVSSFLDIYIERDLKAGKLTEEEAQEMIDHLVMKLRMVRFLRTPEYDELFSGDPIWATESLAGMGLDGRTLVTRTSFRFLNTLYTMGPSPEPNMTILWSEKLPLAFKKYAAKVSIDTSSVQYENDDLMRPDFNNDDYAIACCVSPMVVGKQMQFFGARANLAKTMLYAINGGVDEKLKMQVGPKSEPIKGDVLNFDEVMERMDHFMDWLAKQYVTALNIIHYMHDKYSYEASLMALHDRDVFRTMACGIAGLSVAADSLSAIKYAKVKPIRDENGLAIDFDIEGEYPQFGNNDPRVDDMACDLVERFMKKIQKLNTYRGATPTQSVLTITSNVVYGKKTGNTPDGRRAGAPFGPGANPMHGRDQKGAVASLTSVAKLPFAYAKDGISYTFSIVPNALGKDDEVRKANLAGLMDGYFHHEASIEGGQHLNVNVMNREMLLDAMENPEKYPQLTIRVSGYAVRFNSLTKEQQQDVITRTFTQSM; this is translated from the coding sequence ATGACCGAACTTAATGAAAAACAAGCAGCCGCATGGGAAGGTTTTACCGGCGGTGACTGGCAGAAAGAAGTCAACGTACGTGACTTCATCCAGAAAAACTACACCCCGTATGAAGGCGACGAGTCCTTCCTGGCCGGTGCCACCCCTGCGACCACTGCCCTGTGGGATAAAGTCATGGAAGGCATCAAAATCGAAAACCGCACCCATGCGCCGGTCGATTTTGATACCAACATCGCCTCTACCATTACCGCGCACGACGCCGGTTACATCAACAAAGATCTCGAGCAGATCGTCGGTCTGCAGACCGATGCTCCGCTGAAGCGCGCCATCATCCCGTTTGGCGGCATCAAGATGGTCGAAGGTTCCTGCAAAGCGTACAACCGCGAGCTGGACCCGATGATCAAGAAGATCTTCACCGAATACCGTAAGACCCACAACCAGGGCGTATTCGACGTTTACACCCCGGACATCCTGCGCTGCCGTAAATCCGGCGTGCTGACCGGTCTGCCGGATGCCTACGGCCGTGGCCGTATCATCGGTGACTACCGTCGTATCGCCGTTTACGGTATCGACTACCTGATGAAAGATAAGTTTGCCCAGTTCACCTCTCTGCAGGAAAAACTGGAAAACGGTATCGATCTGGAAGCGACCATCCGTCTGCGTGAAGAGATCGCCGATCAGCATCGCGCACTGGGTCAGATCAAAGAGATGGCTGCCAAGTATGGCTGCGACATCTCCGGCCCGGCTACCAATGCTCGCGAAGCCGTGCAGTGGACCTACTTCGGCTACCTGGCCGCGGTCAAGTCTCAGAACGGTGCCGCCATGTCCTTCGGCCGCGTATCCAGCTTCCTGGATATCTACATCGAACGTGACCTGAAAGCCGGCAAACTGACTGAAGAAGAAGCGCAGGAAATGATCGACCACCTGGTCATGAAACTGCGTATGGTACGCTTCCTGCGTACGCCGGAATATGATGAGCTGTTCTCTGGCGACCCGATCTGGGCAACCGAATCCCTGGCCGGTATGGGCCTGGACGGTCGTACCCTGGTTACCCGCACCAGCTTCCGTTTCCTGAACACCCTGTACACCATGGGGCCGTCTCCGGAACCGAACATGACCATCCTGTGGTCTGAAAAACTGCCGTTGGCGTTCAAAAAGTACGCGGCCAAAGTGTCCATCGATACCTCATCTGTCCAGTATGAGAACGATGACCTGATGCGTCCGGACTTCAACAACGACGACTACGCTATCGCCTGCTGCGTTAGCCCGATGGTTGTCGGCAAACAGATGCAGTTCTTCGGCGCGCGCGCCAACCTGGCTAAGACCATGCTGTACGCCATCAACGGCGGCGTGGATGAGAAGCTGAAGATGCAGGTCGGTCCGAAATCTGAGCCGATCAAAGGCGACGTCCTGAACTTCGACGAAGTGATGGAGCGCATGGATCACTTCATGGACTGGCTGGCTAAGCAGTATGTCACCGCCCTGAACATCATCCACTACATGCACGACAAGTACAGCTACGAAGCCTCTCTGATGGCGCTGCACGATCGTGACGTATTCCGCACCATGGCTTGCGGTATCGCCGGTCTGTCCGTTGCTGCCGACTCCCTGTCTGCCATCAAGTACGCCAAGGTTAAGCCGATCCGTGACGAAAACGGCCTGGCTATCGACTTCGACATCGAAGGCGAATACCCGCAGTTCGGTAACAACGATCCGCGCGTTGACGACATGGCTTGCGACCTGGTTGAACGTTTCATGAAGAAAATTCAGAAACTGAACACCTACCGTGGCGCTACCCCGACTCAGTCCGTACTGACCATCACCTCTAACGTGGTTTACGGCAAGAAGACCGGTAACACCCCGGATGGCCGTCGCGCCGGTGCTCCGTTCGGCCCGGGTGCTAACCCGATGCACGGCCGTGACCAGAAAGGCGCCGTTGCCTCTCTGACCTCCGTCGCTAAACTGCCGTTCGCCTACGCCAAAGATGGTATCTCCTATACCTTCTCTATCGTGCCGAATGCGCTGGGTAAAGACGACGAAGTGCGTAAAGCCAACCTGGCGGGTCTGATGGATGGTTACTTCCACCACGAAGCGTCCATCGAAGGCGGTCAGCACCTGAACGTCAACGTCATGAACCGTGAAATGCTGCTGGATGCGATGGAAAACCCGGAAAAATATCCGCAGTTGACCATCCGCGTGTCCGGTTATGCCGTCCGTTTCAACTCGCTGACTAAAGAACAGCAGCAGGACGTTATTACCCGTACCTTCACGCAGTCCATGTAA
- the pflA gene encoding pyruvate formate lyase 1-activating protein: MSVTGRIHSFESCGTVDGPGIRFITFFQGCLMRCLYCHNRDTWDTHGGKEVTVEELMKDTVTYRHFMNASGGGVTASGGEAMLQAEFVRDWFRACKAEGIHTCLDTNGFVRRYDPVVDELLDVTDLVMLDLKQMNDDIHKNLVGVSNHRTLEFCRYLAKRNQKTWIRYVVVPGWSDDEASARLLGEFTKDMKNIEKIELLPYHELGKHKWEAMGETYQLGDVKPPSREIMERVKGILEEYGHKVIY; encoded by the coding sequence ATGTCAGTAACCGGTCGTATCCATTCGTTCGAATCCTGCGGCACCGTCGACGGCCCAGGCATCCGCTTTATCACCTTCTTCCAGGGCTGCCTGATGCGTTGCCTGTATTGTCATAACCGCGATACCTGGGATACCCACGGCGGTAAAGAGGTGACCGTCGAAGAGCTGATGAAAGACACCGTCACCTATCGTCACTTTATGAATGCCTCCGGCGGCGGTGTGACGGCGTCCGGTGGCGAGGCCATGCTCCAGGCCGAGTTTGTGCGCGACTGGTTCCGCGCCTGCAAGGCAGAAGGCATCCACACCTGCCTGGACACCAACGGCTTCGTGCGCCGCTATGATCCGGTGGTCGATGAACTGCTGGACGTCACCGATCTGGTGATGCTCGATCTCAAGCAGATGAACGACGATATCCATAAGAACCTGGTCGGCGTCTCTAACCACCGCACGCTGGAGTTTTGCCGCTATCTGGCCAAGCGCAATCAGAAGACCTGGATCCGTTACGTGGTGGTACCGGGTTGGTCGGACGATGAGGCCTCGGCCCGTCTGCTGGGTGAATTCACCAAAGATATGAAGAATATCGAAAAGATCGAGCTACTCCCCTACCATGAACTGGGCAAGCACAAATGGGAAGCGATGGGGGAAACTTACCAACTGGGCGACGTGAAACCGCCCTCACGCGAGATCATGGAGAGGGTCAAAGGTATCCTCGAAGAGTATGGTCACAAGGTGATCTACTAA
- the focA gene encoding formate transporter FocA codes for MKADNPFDLLLPAAMAKVAEDAGVYKATKHPLKTFYLAITAGVFISIAFTFYITVTTGTAAVPFGLAKLVGGICFSLGLMLVVVCGADLFTSTVLIVVAKASGRVTWRQLGLNWLNVYFGNLIGALFFVALMWFAGEYMVANGAWGLNVLKTADHKVHHTFIEAVCLGILANLMVCLAVWMSYSGRSLMDKMFAMVLPVAMFVASGFEHSIANMFMIPLGIVIKNFATPEFWQAVGAAPEQFSSLTVSNFITANLIPVTIGNILGGGLLVGLTYWVIYLRGGDKH; via the coding sequence GTGAAAGCTGACAACCCCTTTGACCTACTTCTACCCGCAGCCATGGCCAAAGTGGCCGAAGATGCCGGTGTCTATAAAGCCACAAAGCATCCGCTAAAAACCTTTTATTTAGCGATCACCGCTGGCGTCTTCATTTCTATTGCCTTCACCTTTTACATCACCGTTACGACAGGGACCGCCGCTGTGCCGTTTGGCCTGGCCAAACTGGTCGGAGGGATCTGTTTTTCTCTCGGTTTGATGTTGGTCGTCGTCTGTGGCGCCGATCTGTTTACCTCGACGGTACTGATTGTGGTCGCTAAAGCCAGCGGGCGCGTCACCTGGCGTCAGCTAGGATTAAACTGGTTGAATGTCTATTTCGGCAACTTGATCGGGGCGTTGTTCTTCGTCGCGCTGATGTGGTTCGCCGGCGAGTACATGGTAGCGAATGGCGCTTGGGGATTAAACGTGCTCAAGACCGCCGATCATAAGGTCCATCACACCTTTATCGAAGCCGTCTGCCTCGGCATCCTGGCTAACCTGATGGTCTGTCTGGCCGTGTGGATGAGTTACTCCGGCCGCAGTCTGATGGATAAAATGTTTGCTATGGTATTACCGGTGGCGATGTTCGTTGCCAGCGGATTTGAGCACAGTATCGCAAACATGTTCATGATCCCTTTGGGTATCGTAATCAAAAATTTTGCAACGCCGGAGTTCTGGCAAGCCGTCGGCGCTGCACCAGAACAGTTTTCAAGCCTGACAGTCAGTAATTTTATTACCGCCAACCTGATCCCGGTCACCATCGGGAATATCCTCGGCGGCGGCCTGCTGGTAGGTCTGACATACTGGGTAATTTATCTGCGCGGTGGCGACAAACATTAA
- a CDS encoding TetR/AcrR family transcriptional regulator, with the protein MNAQTTKKAGRPQKFDREQVLEKLLQLFWLQGYEGTSIAEIVKCAGINPPTLYASFGSKEQVFALVMERYIQRYLSEVIASIEAPGLSPGARIELFLTRFVEVITQPAYPRGCMLLFELFTYHKKPPAIFAGMNEAGKAFFADFCALVAQGIADGELQEMGSAQQTALLILTFEKGLAMQAKAGSDRETLLHISRQFVRMLSRASR; encoded by the coding sequence ATGAACGCGCAGACAACGAAGAAGGCCGGTCGACCTCAGAAGTTCGATCGGGAACAGGTGCTGGAGAAGCTGCTGCAGCTATTTTGGCTACAAGGGTATGAGGGGACGTCGATCGCGGAGATCGTTAAGTGTGCGGGCATCAATCCGCCAACGCTGTATGCCTCGTTTGGCAGCAAGGAGCAGGTGTTCGCCCTGGTGATGGAGCGCTATATCCAGCGCTACCTGAGTGAGGTGATCGCCAGCATCGAGGCCCCGGGATTATCGCCTGGCGCGCGTATCGAGCTGTTTCTGACTCGTTTCGTCGAGGTGATCACCCAGCCCGCTTACCCGCGTGGCTGCATGTTGCTGTTCGAACTGTTTACCTATCATAAGAAACCACCGGCGATCTTTGCCGGCATGAACGAGGCGGGCAAGGCGTTCTTTGCCGACTTCTGCGCGCTGGTGGCGCAGGGGATTGCCGATGGCGAACTGCAAGAGATGGGCTCGGCACAGCAGACGGCGCTGTTGATCCTCACCTTCGAGAAGGGGCTGGCGATGCAGGCTAAGGCGGGCAGCGATCGCGAGACCTTGCTGCACATCAGCCGTCAGTTTGTGCGTATGTTAAGTCGCGCGTCGAGATAA